The sequence ATTATAATACTGTTTAATACTGAAATACTAACAGCGTGCAGACACCTACCTAGTATGGCATCAAGTGCTAAAGGGCACTGTCTCAGTACCTCCTTGTAGCTCGTAACAGATGAGCGTTCTTGACCTGCTTTCTTGTACAGATTTGCCAACATCATATTGATCTACAAGCAATAGAAATGTTAGTAGAGTCAAGtatgagaaagaagaaagcgTCACTAAGAAAGATCACAACTCTGTCTCCAAgcatgcctgcctgcctccttcaCTCCTCTTCTGggcagaagacaaaaataagcCGCTCTTCTTCCAAGATCACTATAACCTAGCACATAGTATAACACTACAATGGTTTCTTCTCTCAGAGTCTTACATCATGTATTTGCAGAGTACATCCTAAATTCTCAAGTGTTCTGCACACAAAAAGTCAAAAGATGGGCAAGTGTTTATACCAGATGCCAAGCTGGACCTGTATATCCATGACATTGGCCTTCTTTCGGTTGATCTCTCCATATCAGTGGAAGCCTTTGAGAGAATTAGCTTAGGAAGGCAGGGAAAGCTTCCATCCAGCTTCTGAACGAAGTCACGATTGACGGAAGAACAGGAATTATTTGAGCTCTACACGATTCAAGTAGCTGGTTTCTGCTACAATACTTTGATTTACTAGTGTGTGTCGGtaaaaagtttgcttttctcaatctcttcttctttttctgttctgtaagtTGGTCTTTAAACAGGACACTTGGACATTACTAAAGTCTAAGCCATGTACGCTGTTAGGACAGCACAGGAATACTGTTAACATGAAACATAGCTGTTTGACCTGATGTGTTAACCTTTTAAGCCCTTATGACTAACAGCCAGCAAGCAAAGACTCAATACATTTGGTACTGCAGAACACAATGGGACctaaatatttaacataaaaaaggatgaaaacattttagaagaTGGAGCACCATCATTCTTTCTACTTACCAAAATCTTCAGCCTTTCAAGTATCTTACATTGCTCAAACCATACAGTAAGATGTGAATTGCCATCCCATACACATTCTAGGTTCAAGAATAAACTTAAAGACTTGCTCAGCCTGAGCAAGTTACACTGACTAATAGtgaaagcagcacagaacagaACCTTATGAGACAACTAGGCTACAAGTCTCTTTCAGCCCTAGCAGGTGACAGTGTGCCTTTCCTGTCCAGTGATACACAGCTCTTCCACGGAGACCAGACTCTACCTGATGGTTATAGCCAGGCAAagtatattaatttaaataattgctTTGGCTCTCACATTTACATGTTTGATTCAGAACTGCAGAACATTACTCAGTCAGGTATCCAGCAATTGCTTACTAACTTGCAGGAATTCAGCTGTTTGCAATCATGTAAATTCTTCACCTGGTAGATGCTTTTGTTACAACAAGCCATTATTCTTCCCTCTTCGAAAACCATTCATGGTAACATGCAAAGAACAATTGAATAGATGATATGTATTTCAAGCCTTATGTATGGACATACAAATACTTTAcaacttttggaagaaaaaaagtgtttctgcatCCTTGTACACAAGCTAAATTCTGTACCTTCTGTGCGCAGTACTGAAGAGTTAATCAGGTAATTCACACAAATTAATAAAGATGCACACAAACATTTAactcttttcactttttttgaaTTCTAACAAAGGGAATACAAAATTTGTCcgattttaaagaaaagaggtCAAATAAACTAAGCTAATTTAAACATTAGGAAATGTTTCCAAACTACATTTAACTAATACAAAAGCAAATACCAAGACACAATGCCATTATACCTATAGGCTACATCCTTTTTTGACCAGATGCTGGCCTACAGATTCAAGATATGCTGATCAAGGACTTGTGACAAAAGTCTGCCAGAACTAACCTTTGGGGTCCTCTGTCTGGAAGGAATCCCATCAAGAATAGCAATGGCATCTTTATCTTGCTTCAGCATTGTATAACATTCAGCCATTTTATATTTCACTTCGATTTCTGATGgtaaacactgaaataaaaaaaagaaagatttaagtACAATGTTGCTTTAGTCAGgtaaaagaaagctgaaaaaggtTTCCTCATTAAACGCTTAGAGTATGTTGAAAAAATCTAGTGCAAGAAAGTTAACAATGCAACCTACTGCTAGCTCATATTGCTCatcttcaaatgaaaagcattaattacacatacaaaataaaaaaaataaatcttatgtTCAAGACCACAATTAAGGTTTGCATTAGAAAATACCACActgatattttcaaaacaaattagCCTTAAATGTCAGGTTTATTTGACATGATAAATCCACAAtcaaaggtatttaaaagacatgtagatatagcgcttagggacatagtttagcggtggacttggtagtgttaggttAACGGTTAGActatgatcttaagggtcttttccaacctaaatgactctataACTATTGAGTCAGCAACATTAATTGTAAGGTTATAACAATTACATAATTTTATGCAGCACATTAGTCAGTTTTTGAATACCTGGCTTTGGGGAGTTGATGCAGCATTCCCAGTAGAAGGTCTTACTTTTGAAGTTTTacttaatgcttttttctgctgcaagGCCATTGTATACTTACTTACAGCATTTCTATATTCTTTATCATGGAAGAGAGAGTCTGCATGATATACAAGGAGCTGGTATTTCTGAGACGGTGAAAAGAGTTCCCTggaagaaatacacagaaaggTTGAGATCAGCTGGCTGCCTAAGAACCAAAACCTTACAGATCCAAAGTATTTGTAGCTTTGGTTTGTCTGGCTTCAACTTCcagctgttgctgcttcttTACTACATTGGAAGGACTCTTGAGTAACAGGTACTACCTCCTCACAAGGGATTATCTCACCAATTTCTTTTATCTGTACACAAACAAACATAACAGCCACTCCTGACACCTCATCAGTAACACCACCTTACGTTTAGCTGCTTAGCCACTGCTTCCCATAACGGAGCGCCCTCACCTTCCCCACAAAAAGCCACGTTACCAATGTCCACTAAAACACTTTGAATAGACTTGAGCTTACAAGGCAACCCAGCTCCTTGTACAGCTATCCCGGTCCTAACTGGCATATTTCTACATTTGACAACCAACCATTTGACCACCTTCCAGCAGGTTTGCAGAAGCACTGAAGAGTTAGGGTTTCAACAAAGGACTCTGGCTTCAATTAGTACCTCAAAGCCCGTCCAAAATGTAAAACAGTATCTTACAGGGAAGTCCTGAAATATAAAGGGAATCACTTGAGTGGCCTACACAgggcaccctgggctggagAAAATCACTTCAGCTCTACCAGGACACTCACACTGCACCACGTACCCCAAAGGTTCCCATGCTGAACACCACGGACACGCGTGATGGCAGAGGGGGGTTTATCTGCTGCAGGGCCGGGGCCAGGGACTAGGGGCCAGGGGCCTGGAGCTAGGGGCCCGGGGCCCGCATCACGGAGCCCAGCAGGAGGTAGAGCTCTAAAAGCCAGCCCGCTTCCCCTCCAGCCCATAAGCCACCCCCCGCCACCCAGCGAGGTCCCACGCGGCCTCTCCCTCAGTACCACCGGCCACTCACGGGTTATTGCCACTCATCGTTAGGAGAAGCCCACTGAGGAGCCGCACGTTAGAGTGGAGCCCGGCGGCCGCCATCTCTCGTACGTGCTCCACCACGCTCATACTGGCGGCGGGAgggcgcggagcggcggggACAGGCGGCGAAGGGGCAGACAAGGCCAacgccgccgcccgccgccacTCCGAAATGGCGCCACCCAGGGGGCCTCGCCCGCCACCGCCCGCGGGCGCCCGCCACGCTGCCTTCGCGGCGGACGCGCGGCCCGACAGGCGTGCgaggggcagccccggccgcgCGCCTCAGGCCCCCGCCGCGCCTGCGCAGTGGCGGGACAGACGGGGCCGCTCGCCGcgggggctgtgcagggggagCCGGGGCGTTCTTTCTCGGCTCTGGGCTGTGTTACAGGCGAGGCACGCTCCCCGTGGCCGCACGGCTCTGAGGTTTGGCCCCTTTTTCTGCTGAGAGTGTTACCTGCTGGTTACGGCAGCTAAATGCGTCAGAGGCCTCGCAGGTAATGAAGCTCCTGCCTATAAAAAGGGGTAGCTGAGGAGAAAGGCCCTTCAGAACCTACATTTCTTCTAGGCCACAGCCAGGGTAAAGGCCTCGCTAACGCCACCCTTAACTACAAGGCATAGACTGGAAGGAGAGCTGAATGAGAATATGGTTTTTGCCCTTTATCacaaaaagaaggcaaaatatAATTATCCTTGTAATAATATGACTACCAATGAATTCAGTGGGAGCTTTCAAGTTCGGAGATGCCAGCACTGCATGTTTGCTTTTGCCAAGCAGCGAAACATTCCTAGCACTGGGCTTCACATAACCTAAAAAGCATGTTGGTGCGGTACAGTGACAGCAAAATAAGCATTGCCACACAAAGAGACAGCTGAGAATAACCTGAGCTTGGATTTGTAGTTCTTCAAGAAGCCAACTGACCGACCAAAAGTCGCAGTTTTTGCCAATGTTGCACAATGGCTGTGTTTGAACCAAACCCACCACCAGAAAGGCAGTGCCGGACCGAGCCGAATGCCATCCGCCAGCGTCACCCTTCCAGGGTGTTTCAGTACAGTGCAAAGACACACCTCAACAACCAAGCACAGAGCTGCAAGCTACAGCCCCCTCTATTAATCCCATTTTCAGTGGCAATGATTCACTTCCTACTGATTACCATTAAATAATGATGGtcttttcacaaaaaaaccccacccgATTTCTTTGAAGGCTATCTGTATGACATAAATTAGCTACCATGTTAATTACAAGCGAAGTTTATTGAAAACAAGGTAAAAATCACTGCACTTGACAACACAGCGTGAGAGGTACATTTTCTGTGGAGATAACAGAGACTCTAGCCAGTAGAGCAATTACacagctccccctgccccatagGCAAGCCCATTTCTTCTCTTAAATACAAGCCCTGTTTTAAATGCTAGCTGTAGCCTCTGATAACAAAGCAGCTTGCACCTGAAACAGCATGTTAGAAATCACCTATTAAGCACCAGCTTAATAACATTGGCTTACACTAGTCAAATTACTTtttgctctccctccctctATCCCTCATTGACTGGtttatggtttgggtttggtggtgggtttttttcttcgTAAGTACTTAATTCTTCCTTGGTACAAAATGTAtccaaaacaaaggcaaaatacCTAAAACACCTTGCTGTGAAAATGTTTAATGTTGTTGCTATTTCGCCTCTTCACTGCCCAGGACCTGAAAGACTCTTGTTCATGAACTGCCTCTTCACAAAGCAGATCCACCACTGCAGAAGGAAGTACAAAGTCAAAAAATATGCAACAGTGGTCTCCATACGATAAGCAAAATAGTGACTTTAAAGTATTCAACCTCTGACAAACAACACATGTTAAGGCTCCAGTTTTGCACATACAGTTTTCCACACTGGTTTCTACTGGAATTTAGGCAAacaagagggaaggaaggaaccCATGAATTTATAAATAGGACTCTGAATTAAACTGGGACATTCCACTTTCTCTTATTtctattactgtatttttaccATTTATTCCAATATAAAGATGGGATGCATCAGAAAGCTATGCCTTTTCAACTAAGTTAGCCTACATAATTTCAATATTAAATGCAGTTGCATTTGCAGATGAAACATACAAACAGTCAATTATTATATTCATTCATTGATTGATTAGCTTTTTTTATCTGGATATGAGACAAAATGGTCTACTTCAAAGAAGCCATCAAATCTGCCTGGGAGGCTAAAACAGCATCTCTCATGCCTGTGAATTTCCATTTGAAAACCCAGCCAACAGCAGATGTGCAATACTTCGAAGAGTTGAACCAGACACCACTTATTACTGCCCTGCTTTTTAAAGTAACCCGAATTGGCATTTGCTGTCTCACCACATTACAGATTAAATTTATTGATAACTTGCAGCCTGCTATTTTGCTAGCCTTGTAAAAGCAGGGAAGCTTGCACCAAAGTTTCCCATACCTGATCCCCCACCCCATCATCTCACTTCTCTccacacatttctgaaaaaaacccacaccaggCCTTTCATTAAATCTGTGATGATGGCGCTGAACTCTTACCTTACTAGGCTTGTCACTCTGAGGATCAAATACTTTTTCACAAAGACGAAGACCAGTTTCttgcctcagctgctgcaggtagGCCCTCATTACctctgaaatacagcacaggaaaaaccAACATAAACTGAGGCAGCACCAAGTCAAACTGAATTTAACAGGGAAGCATCAGCTATCACTGCTTAAAAGAGTTTTCACATCTGTAGGTACTCGTTGGCTGGCTCAATTTACAGCCATACTTGGGATTTTTATGATACTGCACCAGTAAAAAGGATCATCCAAACTGTTTTCTCTCAGTTACCTTTGCCCATTATTGTGGGCTATTCTGCCAGTGCAGCAGTTGGCTTGCGCTCCATTACAGGGTTTAGCTAGTGATTAGGTTGGTGCCAAAGGCAGATTCAGACCCCTGTTAATCCAGGGGAGTCTCTGGGCCCCTGAGAAAATCCACCTTCTACTACCCTCAGAAGACAGAACTGCAGACTTAAAAGATTCAGTTTTAAGGGTCATTTTTCTCACTGCAGTCACAGAAATGGAGCTGGTAACGTGCAAGCCCAAGGAAGCCTTTTGAGGTCCTGGATTAGCCTTACCTTCCTCCTGCTTGTTGGCAGGTTTGGCATAAATGGCATTAAGCGGAAAGCCAGGCTCCCCGGGGATTGGGAAGTTAGTGATTCCCAGTGtgtacatttctttctctccttggCCTTTGGAGTTACACTGGAAGAACCAGGCAAACAATGGATTAACAGTTATAAACAAAAACTGATTGAGCATTAGACCCAGATATTTTACCAATCTGTAACACATAAAAACTCATCAAAAAGAGCAACAGAACATATCTTTGGTGATCCACAGCCTTGGAGTATCTGTGGCTCTGACAGCTGGGACAAACAAGATTAGTTATGCCACTAGAATGAGAGTAAATACTTTGCCCGAGGACAATCCCCAGCACAGAAGTTCACTTTTCTTaccttctgcagctttttcaaGCACTCGGAAATGTAGAGGGTTACGTAGATCAGTGTTCTGTCAGCCTCGTTCTGCAAAACAAGAGCAAGCGTGGAGCCCAGTCACTCTTAGATTAAGGGAGACTTTATGGAACTGACAGAAGTCTGAAACAGGAATGAGTTCAAGCCATTCTGGCCTACAATTTCCCCATGAAAGAGGAACTTGCAATTCATGGCATTTAcccaactttaaaaataaagtgggAAGAAGGGGAGGTTTTGTTACCTAGTAGAattacttaatttaaaataaatttatagtCACAGCACCAACCCTCCAAAGAACTACTGTATGCACCATATCTGAAAAAATTACcttaatttcataatttttgaagaaaacattagCTTTGAAGTAGTAGATTGCTTCATCTATTATATCTGTGTCCTTAgctaacaaaaaagaaatacagagttAAACAGCGCACTGCATTTGGTCACAAATTCTACTCACTGAAATCCATAAATAAGGATTATTGCACCAGCAAAACCCTGGTatttacaaaaagcagaagacagcactatgtaacagaaaacagttgTTGCTGTGTGAAACGCTGGTAAGCTCAGACCACAGTATTTAAGGTTCCTGCTCTAGCAGGAGCTTTaactcccttctcctcctccccccatGATTTcttcacaaacagcagcaattcAGCAGTTCTCCACTTTTCTACCAGTTGAGTAACTCACCAGAGTTCTAACAGCATAAAAGTCTTTTGAGGACACTAAGATATTTTTGGAGAAAGCATAACACCACAAATTTCATtatcctcttaaaaaaaaagaaaaaggaggggcCCAGGACAGGATGATTTTTTGCTACCATTCAAGACTGCTTAAAGccagaaacatttcctttttatttcctttctcaaacTGAACCGCCACATTACTGGGGAACATCACACCTGGGAAGCGCTACTTCCTGTGCTGAAGGGGACTCCACACCAGTCTGCCTGTGGACCCTGTTGGGAGGCCCATAACTTCATTTGAATTTTTGAAGCCCGCTACTGTAAACTGCTGCCTATCCTACTCCTTGTCCTTCAGAGTAGCAGAGCATCATCAGCCGCAGACCTAAAGCACAAGGTCTCTGCAGCCAAACCTCCACTTCCTCTGACAGCAGAGGGTTTGCGCCGCCACATCCTCCTCAaaacctgctgcagagcacagcaagaCCCAGGAGGAAGTGTGAGCACAGTAACCATAGGCTTTAATTACTGAAACAACCAATTCAGCTGGAGCACGGTGTGTCTTTATCTGTGCATAATTATTTTCGATGTTTTGCACAAATTCAGTATTTGAAAACTTTTCTCCTCCTCTATAAACTGCAAAGCACTCCATTTCCAACCCATGACTCCTCTCGTCACTCTTGCTAGGGCAGGCTTGGAGCAAACTGCGAGATGATGAGCTACGTACAGGCAGGTTTTCAGAGATTATTATTATAAACTTACTTTCCCGAGGTGCTGGGCCTTTGAACTGGCTTCTGATGGGTAACAGCGCCATGTTCCCAATTAGCTTGGTGTCAGAATCCATTAAAGTTGAGTGGTAAGCCTACAGACGGGGGAAAGGCTGGTTATTAATGCtactgaaaatacacatttccgTGTCCGATCACATCCCCCCCGTCTTCATCAACTTGGACTCAGAGTCTAGTTCATGAGTGAAGTGATGCtttcagcaattttttcttGCACAAACAATTGCTGTTTTCTAATTAGGCCCAGATCCCATTATTAATTGATACTATTATATCACACATACAGGGAACTGTACAGTTCATTGAAAATTAGCTGGTCACTAAGAAAGAccatattttatttccacatcTAACTAATAATATTAGACAGCAATAAAGCTAGACTTAATACATAcccacacactgaaaaaaagacctTTCTGTGCCCTGTAAAAGTGGtcaagtaaattaaaaaaaaaatcccaaaccttACTGCGTATGCCAGGTTCTTCCTGAGGAACCAAATTTTAACAACAATTTAAGTTTTAGGCACTTTCCAAACATTCCCCTGGGAGAAGGCCTGGGGAGGCCTTCGCCTCCTCGCAGCCGAGgtcgggggaggggggggcaaggggggggTGCACGTGTGTGTAAAAGCCACCCCCTAGCAAACATGATGTTTATTTCAATCAGAGGCAGACGGCGCgaagaaaaccagagcaaaGCCAAGCTTACCGCCCTCCCCCGCTAGAGCCGGGGGCTGCCACCCCCCCGACGGCGGCTAGACCCCCGGGTGGGGgtgtgaggaagaggagggtgagGAAGAGGGGGGCGCTGGCCTTGCCGCTGCCTCCACCCGCAGCAATCCCCTGCCCTCGGCAGGGCTCCCCGCTGCTCtagccccttccctcctccgCGCAGACCCcggagccccgcagccccccgagcccccagccccaggcctGGCGCCTCtcccccgagccccccgcccgcgcgGCAGCAGCCCCCTCACCGGCATGTCGGAGGGCAGGGCCGAGCcggcggcggagcggagcgCAGCACCAAGGGAGCAGCCAGGCACTGCCGCTTCCGGCTCCGCCCGCGCTGCAGGAAgtggggcggccccggcggcgcggcggggtCACCGGTTCGCGTCCCGCCCCCGCCAGGGCACTGCCCTTCTGCAGCGGCGGCTCTCGCAGCTCACCCCCGCCGCcgtttgcttgctttttccgGCCCCCCCCcatgcagccccctgcccctcccctcTGTGGCCGGCACGGCAGTAACCCCTCCGTGCCACCCTCTTGGTTTGCAGCCCCCCTGGCGTGCGGGTTGCTCGCTGGCAGAGGCAAGCCCCCCAGCGCGGAGGGGGGATGCTCGGCTCGCAGCCCCGTCACTCCCCAGCGCTCGTGGCCATTGCCTGATCTGACCCCCTGCGTGGGGCACTCGGGGCAAGGAAGCACAGAATGGGTCCAGACATGGCATGTTGGGGGGGATGCGGCGGTGATTTGGGGGGATGCGGTGGTGATTTGGGGGGATGCGGCTGTGATTCGGGGGTATGTGGCAGTGATTTGGGGGATGCAGTGGTGATTTGGGGGGATGCAGCAGTGATTCAGAGGGATCCAGTGGTGATTTGGGGGGATGTGGCTGTGATTCGGGAGATGTGGCTGTGATTCAGAGGATGCGGCAGTGATTTGGGGGATATGGTGGTGATTCGGGGGGATGCAGCAGTGATTCATGGTTCGGGGGATGTGGCGGTGATTTGGAGGGATGCGGCGGTGATTTGGGGGATGTGGCAGTGATTTTGGGGATGCAGCGTTGATTTGGAGGGATGCGGTGGTGATTTGGGGGGATGCAGCAGTGATTTGGGGGATGTGGCAGTGATTCAGGGGGCTGTGGTGGTGATTCAGGGGATGCAGTGGGGATTTGGGGGATGCAGTGGGGATTTGGGGGGATGTGGTGGTGATTCAGGGGGATAAGGTGGGGATTTGGAGGGATGTGGCAGGGAT comes from Falco naumanni isolate bFalNau1 chromosome 1, bFalNau1.pat, whole genome shotgun sequence and encodes:
- the ARPC3 gene encoding actin-related protein 2/3 complex subunit 3; translation: MPAYHSTLMDSDTKLIGNMALLPIRSQFKGPAPRETKDTDIIDEAIYYFKANVFFKNYEIKNEADRTLIYVTLYISECLKKLQKCNSKGQGEKEMYTLGITNFPIPGEPGFPLNAIYAKPANKQEEEVMRAYLQQLRQETGLRLCEKVFDPQSDKPSKWWICFVKRQFMNKSLSGPGQ